The following are from one region of the Sandaracinus amylolyticus genome:
- a CDS encoding alpha/beta hydrolase family protein, whose product MISHRSIALLFALLFTACGGDDDDAPDAALVDAGSDAGPLPEPAADYSSPGPHPVASTRVVLVDDAREGRTLPVEIWYPAAEGARDAASAGHPMVEFESDTRATELARLISEAPASCLRAQTRSARDAEPSAGPARWPFVVFSHCHVCTRFDVAEVSERLASFGIAVVAPDHEGNTLWDQLEGDAAPVGAEFLEVRIADVRFVLDVVLDDASQALPEALRGRFDATRAGMMGHSFGAATAGVVTGREPRFVATMAIAAPIGALGGGVRAGDIDTPFLFLVAREDNSITEVGNRLIRTDFARLAGPSWLVEVDDAGHWSFSDHCGLIDLFDAGCGTGERQTMSGVELEYLDNATARDIAADTAGAFFARWLLGDEGATTLLARPHPSGVVTVSSRVP is encoded by the coding sequence GTGATTTCGCATCGATCCATCGCGCTTCTCTTCGCTCTCCTCTTCACGGCGTGCGGCGGCGACGACGACGACGCGCCCGATGCAGCGCTCGTCGACGCGGGCAGCGACGCGGGTCCATTGCCCGAGCCCGCGGCCGACTACTCCTCGCCGGGACCGCACCCCGTCGCGAGCACGCGCGTGGTGCTCGTCGACGACGCGCGCGAGGGTCGCACGCTCCCGGTCGAGATCTGGTACCCCGCGGCCGAGGGCGCGCGCGACGCGGCGAGCGCCGGCCACCCGATGGTCGAGTTCGAGAGCGACACCCGAGCGACCGAGCTCGCGCGCTTGATCTCCGAGGCGCCCGCCTCGTGCCTCCGTGCCCAGACGCGCTCGGCGCGCGATGCGGAGCCGAGCGCTGGGCCCGCGCGCTGGCCCTTCGTCGTGTTCTCGCACTGCCACGTGTGCACGCGCTTCGACGTCGCGGAGGTGAGCGAGCGGCTCGCGAGCTTCGGCATCGCGGTGGTCGCGCCCGATCACGAGGGCAACACGCTCTGGGATCAGCTCGAGGGCGACGCTGCGCCGGTCGGCGCCGAGTTCCTCGAGGTGCGCATCGCCGACGTGCGCTTCGTGCTCGACGTGGTGCTCGACGATGCGAGCCAGGCGCTGCCCGAGGCGCTCCGCGGGCGATTCGACGCGACCCGCGCCGGCATGATGGGCCACAGCTTCGGCGCGGCGACGGCGGGTGTCGTCACCGGGCGCGAGCCGCGCTTCGTCGCGACGATGGCGATCGCGGCGCCGATCGGCGCGCTCGGCGGCGGTGTGCGCGCGGGCGACATCGACACTCCGTTCCTGTTCCTCGTCGCGCGCGAGGACAACAGCATCACCGAGGTGGGCAATCGGCTCATCCGCACCGATTTCGCGCGCCTCGCGGGGCCGAGCTGGCTCGTCGAGGTCGACGACGCCGGACACTGGTCCTTCTCCGACCACTGCGGATTGATCGATCTCTTCGACGCAGGCTGTGGGACCGGAGAGCGACAGACCATGTCGGGAGTCGAGCTCGAATATCTCGACAACGCGACTGCCCGCGACATCGCCGCCGACACCGCTGGTGCGTTCTTCGCGCGGTGGCTCCTCGGCGACGAAGGGGCGACCACGCTGCTCGCGAGACCGCACCCGTCGGGTGTCGTGACGGTGTCCTCGCGCGTCCCCTGA
- a CDS encoding MopE-related protein has translation MRSGLRLALLLAPFVLVACGDDDAPAMDASFADGPRCTTDEECDDGDFCDGAERCQPSSASADARGCIEPARTGCLEGQICDGEARTCTTDCAVIDDADGDDAIAMECGGDDCDDSDDQRFPSATEVCDVSGRDEDCNASTFGFRDADGDRFGDATCCNGDVCGDDCDDQAPSVNPTGAEICNARDDDCDDLVDEQAGIACWPDLDSDGYARSDSTEVRVCGSCGAQQTSRAPTEGATDCDDATAAVHPGAADDQCDELDNDCDDAIDEDATAASHRLFYVDADGDGFGDASDVGMRVCAASVPGRTLQPGDCDDEVATTYPGAPELCNRLAEDCTAWPSGATTAPARLEEDRDGDGIAAIDATCAGGPYPKLDCADDNVRRVHCDPIPHDVVNEAFQRVRAGDVDADGDVDVVAWTTSAAIVFRNDGTGVTFVREPIGSADPTRAAALVDVDDEGDLDVLTHTTTLGGRLGWYERAPAGTWTWHGLSSSDRTGTSRVPAADVDGDGLVEIAATDGDDLVLWHRVSGAWQRQPIATGVGVQLANPLLVDVDGGGTIEIVVATPDRTWIYRSSGAITGTWTRSDVCQGGEDDLDVFDLEPDGDLDVAFTPSGTFGSVARCTNTGITSTWTGRGVTITGYAEDIEGGDLDRDGDGDVLIAGSAELQWLEGRPLALERHVLAADPPGSSNMTVAIGDLDGDGDNDVVVAQRASTSTGRLYWLEMSGGVFSIP, from the coding sequence ATGCGCTCCGGCCTTCGCCTCGCTCTGCTGCTCGCTCCGTTCGTCCTCGTCGCGTGCGGCGACGACGACGCTCCAGCGATGGACGCGTCGTTCGCCGACGGTCCACGTTGCACGACGGACGAGGAGTGCGACGACGGCGACTTCTGCGACGGAGCCGAGCGCTGCCAGCCCTCGTCCGCTTCCGCCGATGCGCGCGGCTGCATCGAGCCCGCACGCACGGGGTGTCTCGAGGGCCAGATCTGCGACGGCGAAGCGCGCACCTGCACCACCGACTGCGCGGTGATCGACGACGCCGACGGCGACGACGCGATCGCGATGGAGTGCGGCGGCGACGACTGCGACGACTCCGACGATCAGCGCTTCCCGAGCGCGACCGAGGTCTGCGACGTCAGCGGGCGCGACGAGGACTGCAACGCGAGCACGTTCGGGTTCCGCGATGCCGACGGAGATCGTTTCGGCGACGCCACGTGCTGCAACGGCGACGTGTGCGGCGACGACTGCGACGATCAAGCGCCCTCGGTGAATCCGACCGGCGCCGAGATCTGCAACGCGCGCGACGACGACTGCGACGATCTCGTCGACGAGCAAGCCGGCATCGCGTGCTGGCCCGATCTCGACTCCGACGGATACGCGCGCTCCGACTCGACCGAGGTGCGCGTGTGCGGCAGCTGCGGCGCGCAACAGACCTCGCGCGCGCCGACCGAAGGCGCGACCGACTGCGACGACGCGACCGCCGCGGTGCACCCCGGCGCCGCCGACGATCAGTGCGACGAGCTCGACAACGACTGCGACGACGCGATCGACGAGGACGCGACCGCGGCGTCGCATCGCCTGTTCTACGTCGACGCCGACGGCGACGGATTCGGCGACGCGAGCGACGTGGGCATGCGCGTCTGCGCGGCGAGCGTGCCGGGCCGCACGCTGCAGCCCGGCGACTGCGACGACGAGGTCGCGACGACGTATCCCGGCGCGCCCGAGCTCTGCAATCGCCTCGCGGAAGACTGCACCGCGTGGCCCAGCGGCGCGACGACCGCACCGGCGCGCCTCGAGGAAGACCGCGACGGCGACGGGATCGCGGCGATCGACGCGACGTGCGCCGGCGGTCCGTACCCGAAGCTCGACTGCGCCGACGACAACGTGCGTCGCGTGCACTGCGACCCGATCCCGCACGACGTTGTGAACGAGGCGTTCCAGCGCGTGCGCGCCGGGGACGTCGACGCCGACGGGGACGTCGACGTCGTCGCGTGGACGACGAGCGCCGCGATCGTGTTCCGCAACGACGGGACCGGCGTGACGTTCGTGCGCGAGCCGATCGGCAGCGCCGATCCCACGCGCGCCGCGGCGCTGGTCGACGTCGACGACGAAGGGGATCTCGACGTGCTCACGCACACGACGACCCTCGGCGGGCGCCTCGGGTGGTACGAGCGCGCGCCCGCGGGCACGTGGACGTGGCACGGGCTCAGCAGCAGCGATCGCACCGGCACGAGCCGCGTTCCGGCCGCCGACGTCGACGGCGACGGGCTCGTCGAGATCGCCGCGACCGACGGCGACGATCTCGTGCTCTGGCATCGCGTCTCCGGTGCGTGGCAGCGCCAACCGATCGCGACCGGCGTCGGCGTGCAGCTCGCGAACCCGTTGCTCGTCGACGTCGACGGCGGCGGCACGATCGAGATCGTCGTCGCGACCCCGGATCGCACCTGGATCTATCGTTCCTCGGGCGCGATCACCGGCACCTGGACGCGCTCCGACGTGTGCCAGGGTGGCGAGGACGATCTCGACGTGTTCGACCTCGAGCCCGACGGCGATCTCGACGTCGCGTTCACGCCGAGCGGGACGTTCGGCAGCGTCGCGCGCTGCACCAACACCGGGATCACGAGCACCTGGACCGGCCGCGGCGTGACGATCACCGGGTACGCCGAGGACATCGAGGGCGGCGATCTCGATCGCGACGGCGACGGTGATGTCCTGATCGCCGGCTCTGCGGAGCTGCAGTGGCTCGAAGGGCGCCCGCTCGCTCTCGAGCGCCACGTGCTCGCGGCCGATCCGCCGGGCAGCTCGAACATGACGGTGGCGATCGGCGATCTCGACGGCGACGGCGACAACGACGTCGTCGTCGCCCAGCGCGCGTCGACCTCCACCGGCCGCCTCTACTGGCTCGAGATGTCCGGCGGCGTGTTCTCGATCCCCTGA
- a CDS encoding FG-GAP repeat domain-containing protein has product MLRASSWCACVVLAVLAVGCDCGGGPARTCESASDCGRGQACIDGMCVAGMDGAVSPDGGADAATACGATARACGEACCAEGEVCGTDVECCARESLCGSVCCDEGQICEQAVCRTECGARARCHDESGAEICCGEGEVCASDRCFRPDTECEDFIDCEAGEYCEPTLGRCLPQPTGEECVARPTGGEVRPTLLWHWTGAGAALPAYNQVMMAPMVASLDDDDGDGDADADDVPDVVFNSFCGIAGMGCSHGNYSSDGVLRAVSGADGSSVFDVVDPAHRTIPGSQVAIGDIDGDGWNEIVTCASDGDGIGGVIAFHHDGSFYWRSTDARVSCAQAAPSIADLDADGVPEVFVRYTVLDARSGNVESHHDCVGTGGWATSAHNPCDYTTAADLDGDGDLEIVGGNAAYRADGSVLYDRTADFNDGYPAIGDLDRNGTPEIIVVHSAFTPAPYAGDHWLRVLRNDGTDFWPAPVDINAGLAPAADVTAGTVGGGGPPTIANFDDDPDPEIGVAGAYAYAVFEPDGTRRWASISDDRSSRKTGSSVFDFDGDGVAEVVYNDHYWLRVYDGSDGDVRFCLCNTTATLWEYPVVVDVDTDGHAEIVVASNDYGSGYATCPLRPELGECEMARITAGENLGTHGVRVFASPTRDWVGTRRIWNQHTYHVTNVSERGEIPRGERPNWLVPGLNDFRLNVQPGATNLPDPTPIELAVDLRACGASMTLYFSVRNDGWSAIPAGATIAVYAEEAGSFALITRVTTTRALLPGESERFGVPYPLDGREPGETVRFRVVANDDGDPSADDVVECRDANNVAETTASCSILF; this is encoded by the coding sequence ATGCTTCGCGCTTCGTCGTGGTGTGCGTGCGTGGTGCTCGCGGTGCTGGCCGTCGGATGCGACTGCGGAGGTGGGCCCGCGCGAACGTGCGAGAGCGCGAGCGACTGCGGTCGTGGTCAGGCGTGCATCGACGGGATGTGCGTTGCGGGGATGGACGGTGCCGTGAGCCCGGACGGCGGCGCGGACGCCGCGACCGCGTGCGGCGCCACGGCACGCGCGTGCGGCGAGGCGTGCTGCGCCGAGGGCGAGGTCTGCGGCACCGACGTCGAGTGCTGCGCGCGCGAGTCGCTCTGCGGCAGCGTGTGCTGTGACGAAGGTCAGATCTGCGAGCAGGCGGTCTGTCGCACCGAGTGCGGCGCGCGCGCGCGGTGCCACGACGAGAGCGGCGCCGAGATCTGCTGCGGCGAGGGCGAGGTGTGCGCGAGCGATCGCTGCTTCCGGCCCGACACCGAGTGCGAGGACTTCATCGACTGCGAAGCGGGCGAGTACTGCGAGCCCACGCTCGGTCGCTGTCTCCCGCAGCCGACCGGCGAGGAGTGCGTCGCGCGTCCGACCGGCGGCGAGGTGCGGCCCACGCTGCTCTGGCACTGGACCGGCGCGGGCGCGGCGCTGCCTGCGTACAACCAGGTGATGATGGCGCCGATGGTCGCGTCGCTCGACGACGACGACGGCGATGGCGATGCCGACGCGGACGACGTGCCCGACGTGGTGTTCAACTCGTTCTGCGGCATCGCGGGGATGGGCTGCTCCCACGGCAACTACTCGTCCGACGGCGTGCTGCGCGCGGTGAGCGGCGCGGACGGATCGAGCGTGTTCGACGTCGTCGACCCCGCGCATCGCACCATCCCGGGATCGCAGGTCGCGATCGGCGACATCGACGGCGACGGGTGGAACGAGATCGTGACCTGCGCGTCGGACGGCGACGGCATCGGCGGTGTGATCGCGTTCCACCACGACGGCTCGTTCTACTGGCGGTCGACCGACGCGCGCGTGTCGTGCGCGCAGGCCGCGCCGAGCATCGCGGATCTCGACGCCGACGGAGTGCCCGAGGTGTTCGTGCGCTACACGGTGCTCGACGCGCGGAGCGGGAACGTCGAGTCGCACCACGACTGCGTCGGCACCGGCGGCTGGGCCACCAGCGCGCACAACCCCTGCGACTACACGACCGCGGCCGATCTCGACGGCGACGGCGATCTCGAGATCGTCGGCGGCAACGCGGCATATCGCGCCGACGGGAGCGTCCTCTACGATCGCACCGCCGACTTCAACGACGGATATCCGGCGATCGGCGATCTCGATCGCAACGGCACGCCCGAGATCATCGTCGTGCACTCGGCGTTCACGCCTGCGCCTTACGCCGGCGATCACTGGCTGCGCGTGCTGCGCAACGACGGCACCGACTTCTGGCCCGCGCCGGTCGACATCAACGCCGGGCTCGCGCCTGCGGCCGACGTCACCGCGGGCACCGTGGGCGGCGGCGGACCGCCGACGATCGCGAATTTCGACGACGATCCCGATCCCGAGATCGGCGTCGCGGGCGCGTACGCATACGCGGTGTTCGAGCCCGACGGCACGCGTCGCTGGGCGTCGATCTCCGACGATCGCAGCTCGCGCAAGACCGGATCGAGCGTGTTCGACTTCGACGGAGACGGTGTCGCGGAGGTCGTCTACAACGATCACTACTGGCTTCGCGTGTACGACGGGAGCGACGGAGACGTGCGCTTCTGTCTCTGCAACACGACTGCGACGCTCTGGGAGTATCCGGTGGTCGTCGACGTCGACACCGATGGTCACGCCGAGATCGTCGTCGCGTCGAACGACTACGGCAGTGGCTACGCGACGTGCCCGCTGCGCCCCGAGCTCGGCGAGTGCGAGATGGCGCGCATCACCGCGGGCGAGAACCTCGGGACCCACGGCGTGCGCGTGTTCGCGAGCCCGACGCGCGACTGGGTCGGCACGCGGCGCATCTGGAACCAGCACACCTATCACGTGACGAACGTGAGCGAGCGCGGCGAGATCCCGCGCGGCGAGCGACCCAACTGGCTGGTGCCGGGGCTCAACGACTTCCGGCTCAACGTGCAGCCCGGCGCGACGAACCTGCCCGATCCCACGCCGATCGAGCTCGCGGTCGATCTCCGCGCGTGCGGTGCGTCGATGACCCTCTACTTCTCGGTGCGCAACGACGGTTGGTCGGCGATCCCCGCGGGCGCGACGATCGCGGTGTACGCCGAAGAGGCGGGGAGCTTCGCGCTGATCACACGCGTGACCACGACGCGCGCGCTGCTGCCCGGCGAGAGCGAGCGCTTCGGCGTGCCCTACCCGCTCGACGGTCGCGAGCCCGGCGAGACGGTGCGCTTCCGCGTGGTCGCGAACGACGACGGCGATCCGAGCGCCGACGACGTGGTCGAGTGCCGCGACGCGAACAACGTCGCGGAGACGACCGCGAGCTGCTCGATCTTGTTCTGA
- a CDS encoding RNA recognition motif domain-containing protein gives MSNRLYVGNLSFHTTEDALRAAFEAIGTVERVDVPMDRMTGRPRGFAFVTMGSADDAKRAIGDLDGSMLDGRPLRVNVAEDRPRGGGGGGFGGGGGGGFGGGGRGGGGGYGGGGGRGGDRGGDRGGRGGGGGGRW, from the coding sequence ATGAGCAATCGCCTCTACGTCGGCAATCTTTCGTTCCACACCACCGAGGACGCGCTCCGCGCGGCGTTCGAGGCGATCGGCACCGTCGAGCGCGTCGACGTCCCCATGGACCGCATGACCGGTCGTCCGCGCGGCTTCGCGTTCGTGACGATGGGCAGCGCCGACGACGCGAAGCGCGCGATCGGTGATCTCGACGGCTCGATGCTCGATGGCCGTCCCCTCCGCGTGAACGTCGCCGAGGATCGCCCGCGCGGCGGCGGCGGTGGCGGCTTCGGCGGCGGCGGCGGCGGCGGCTTCGGCGGCGGCGGCCGTGGGGGCGGCGGCGGCTACGGCGGCGGCGGCGGTCGCGGTGGCGATCGCGGCGGCGACCGTGGTGGTCGCGGCGGCGGCGGCGGCGGCCGCTGGTGA
- a CDS encoding RNA recognition motif domain-containing protein, whose translation MNRGYGQGKRQREDEKARKQKEKDRRRMERREMGPGEIPVQSAAELQEASPSIEDIMRSLERGGGGEDRSASSVPARLFVGGLSDEVTEDDLAQAFGQFGRIADCIVMRDRDSRQPRGFGFVTMADRKDAPRAIAGLDGTDLKGRTLVVNVATERGR comes from the coding sequence GTGAATCGCGGCTACGGTCAGGGGAAGCGCCAGCGCGAGGACGAAAAGGCGCGCAAGCAGAAGGAAAAGGACCGCCGCCGCATGGAGCGTCGCGAGATGGGCCCGGGCGAGATCCCGGTCCAGAGCGCGGCCGAGCTGCAGGAGGCGTCCCCGTCGATCGAGGACATCATGCGCTCGCTCGAGCGCGGCGGCGGCGGCGAGGATCGCTCGGCGAGCTCGGTGCCGGCGCGTCTCTTCGTCGGCGGTCTCTCCGACGAGGTGACCGAGGACGACCTGGCCCAGGCGTTCGGTCAGTTCGGCCGCATCGCCGACTGCATCGTGATGCGCGACCGTGACAGCCGTCAGCCGCGCGGCTTCGGGTTCGTGACCATGGCGGACCGCAAGGACGCGCCGCGCGCGATCGCGGGCCTCGACGGCACCGACCTGAAGGGCCGCACGCTCGTCGTGAACGTCGCGACCGAGCGCGGTCGCTGA
- a CDS encoding PAS domain S-box protein has protein sequence MRAQASLTRPLVAPALVIDLPRIAGAIGIVAAFVGTAMLVAWWARAPLSTGAQPAMLPTTALVAVLAGSSLALRATSAPDHGTRTAISRVLATVVTLIGALTLVQYVLGIDLALERIACLGRASGAQLVPAPNTATAVTALGIALFAIEPARARGARIAEGAAAVSGIIALTAFYGHVYGAAALHTATRSLRTTGMSVVTAIVLLSLSIAVVLAQPRPAVARMLAEKRTAGHMARRLFAALFAVPVLGLLVTVGHTRGLYTQPESAALFAVAATLLGGAWIVSTARALDRADEARDVAAAEAAKWKLFFEHADWGAALARPDGTLELVNDALAAQRGGSVDELRGRSIEALYAPDHRDDARSLLAMNDANGHARVVSEHVRKDGSTFPVRIATTALRDRAGRLLFHAVQVDDVSEERAVEAQRARFESMVESAEDAVVAFTLDGHLTEWNPAAERLYGWRASEMIGETYAPLVPPELHDETERLFARLRRGQRVAPYETVIMHKDGRRIPISVTVWPVLGRDGRVLMISASARDISERKEMENELRRASETERSLRDELERVTRASSVVADELAALPDTSRGSLLHTIALQAQLLTCADAVAVAIGSDPGQRFEDWAVIGADPELERELGRPHAIGTLGAVAANGEVVLTGDVATHAAFHGFPDGHPQLHALAAVPILHRGRPVGSLFVASTNPGVTFGEADVRVLRMLAARVGPAIETARAYEVVSLKSAWLSAVIEQMPEGVVLADAHGAIVSQNEAARRLARDAAPGTKAFDALYELVDARGAPLPEDERPLSRALEHHESAAGIELAVRTPDGRAVPILASATPVRVGERVVGAVLVFRDISVVKELERMRDEWSSIIAHDLRQPLSVITMSTGLLRHVITLRPSERKTLDRIQSSTRTLTRMVEDLLDASRIEARQLSITRREIDLGVLAREVVERNTNLLAGHELQLVEHGVATVRGDPQRLEQVLVNLISNAHKYGDPGTAIRIEVVARAEPDEVEILVSNQGRGITPEELPRVFDRFNRSRAARSSTTEGLGLGLYICRGIVEAHGGRIHAQSTPGETTTFGVVLPRTA, from the coding sequence ATGCGCGCGCAGGCGTCGCTCACGCGCCCGCTCGTGGCGCCCGCGCTCGTGATCGATCTGCCGCGCATCGCAGGCGCGATCGGGATCGTGGCGGCGTTCGTCGGGACCGCGATGCTCGTCGCGTGGTGGGCCCGCGCCCCGCTGAGCACCGGCGCGCAGCCCGCGATGCTGCCCACGACCGCGCTCGTCGCGGTGCTCGCCGGCAGCTCGCTCGCGCTGCGCGCGACGTCGGCCCCGGACCACGGCACGCGCACGGCGATCTCGCGCGTGCTCGCGACCGTGGTGACCCTGATCGGCGCGCTCACGCTCGTGCAGTACGTGCTCGGGATCGACCTCGCGCTCGAGCGCATCGCGTGCCTCGGGCGCGCATCGGGCGCGCAGCTCGTGCCCGCACCGAACACCGCGACGGCAGTGACCGCGCTCGGGATCGCGCTGTTCGCGATCGAGCCGGCGAGGGCGCGGGGGGCGCGCATCGCGGAGGGCGCGGCCGCGGTGAGCGGGATCATCGCGCTCACCGCGTTCTACGGGCACGTGTACGGCGCGGCCGCGCTGCACACGGCGACGCGCTCGCTGCGCACGACCGGGATGAGCGTCGTGACCGCGATCGTGCTGCTCTCGCTCTCGATCGCGGTGGTGCTCGCGCAGCCTCGCCCGGCGGTCGCGCGCATGCTCGCGGAGAAGCGAACCGCGGGGCACATGGCGCGCCGGCTCTTCGCCGCGCTCTTCGCGGTGCCGGTGCTCGGGCTGCTGGTGACGGTGGGGCACACGCGAGGGCTCTACACGCAGCCCGAGTCCGCGGCGTTGTTCGCGGTGGCTGCGACGCTGCTCGGCGGCGCGTGGATCGTGTCGACCGCGCGCGCGCTCGACCGCGCCGACGAGGCGCGCGACGTCGCGGCGGCCGAGGCCGCGAAGTGGAAGCTCTTCTTCGAGCACGCCGACTGGGGCGCGGCGCTGGCGCGCCCGGACGGAACGCTCGAGCTCGTGAACGACGCGCTCGCGGCGCAGCGCGGAGGAAGCGTGGACGAGCTGCGCGGGCGGAGCATCGAGGCGCTCTACGCGCCCGATCATCGCGACGACGCGCGCTCGCTGCTCGCGATGAACGACGCGAACGGCCACGCGCGCGTCGTGTCCGAGCACGTGCGGAAGGACGGCTCGACGTTCCCGGTGCGCATCGCGACGACGGCCCTGCGCGATCGCGCGGGGCGCCTGCTCTTCCACGCGGTCCAGGTGGACGACGTCAGCGAGGAGCGCGCGGTCGAGGCGCAGCGCGCGCGCTTCGAGAGCATGGTCGAGTCGGCCGAGGACGCGGTCGTCGCGTTCACGCTCGACGGGCACCTGACCGAGTGGAACCCCGCGGCGGAGCGGCTCTACGGCTGGCGCGCGAGCGAGATGATCGGCGAGACGTATGCGCCGCTGGTCCCGCCCGAGCTCCACGACGAGACCGAGCGCCTCTTCGCGCGGCTGAGGCGCGGCCAGCGCGTCGCGCCCTACGAGACGGTGATCATGCACAAGGACGGCCGCCGCATCCCGATCTCGGTCACGGTGTGGCCGGTGCTCGGGCGCGACGGCCGGGTCCTGATGATCTCGGCGAGCGCGCGCGACATCAGCGAGCGCAAGGAGATGGAGAACGAGCTGCGCCGCGCATCCGAGACCGAGCGCAGCCTGCGCGACGAGCTCGAGCGCGTGACCCGCGCGAGCAGCGTGGTCGCGGACGAGCTCGCGGCACTGCCCGACACGAGCCGCGGATCGTTGCTGCACACGATCGCGCTGCAGGCGCAGCTGCTCACCTGCGCCGACGCGGTCGCAGTCGCGATCGGCAGCGATCCAGGGCAGCGCTTCGAGGACTGGGCGGTGATCGGCGCCGATCCCGAGCTCGAGCGCGAGCTCGGGCGCCCGCACGCGATCGGAACCCTCGGCGCGGTCGCGGCGAACGGCGAGGTCGTGCTGACCGGCGACGTCGCGACGCACGCGGCCTTCCACGGCTTTCCCGACGGACACCCGCAGCTGCACGCGCTCGCGGCGGTGCCGATCCTGCACCGCGGGCGACCGGTGGGCAGCCTCTTCGTCGCGAGCACGAACCCGGGCGTGACGTTCGGCGAGGCCGACGTGCGCGTGCTGCGCATGCTCGCAGCGCGGGTCGGCCCGGCGATCGAGACCGCACGCGCGTACGAGGTGGTCTCGTTGAAGAGCGCGTGGCTCTCGGCGGTGATCGAGCAGATGCCCGAGGGCGTGGTGCTCGCGGACGCGCACGGCGCGATCGTCTCGCAGAACGAAGCTGCGCGCCGGCTCGCGCGAGACGCCGCGCCGGGAACGAAGGCGTTCGACGCGCTCTACGAGCTGGTCGACGCGCGCGGCGCGCCGCTGCCCGAGGACGAGCGCCCGCTCTCTCGCGCGCTGGAGCACCACGAGAGCGCCGCGGGGATCGAGCTCGCGGTGCGCACCCCCGATGGGCGCGCGGTACCGATCCTCGCGAGCGCGACGCCGGTGCGGGTCGGTGAGCGCGTGGTCGGCGCGGTGCTGGTGTTCCGCGACATCTCGGTGGTGAAGGAGCTCGAGCGCATGCGCGACGAGTGGTCGTCGATCATCGCGCACGATCTGCGTCAGCCGCTCAGCGTGATCACGATGTCGACCGGCCTCTTGCGGCACGTGATCACGTTGCGCCCGAGCGAGCGCAAGACGCTCGATCGCATCCAGTCGTCGACGCGCACGCTGACGCGCATGGTCGAGGATCTCCTCGACGCGTCGCGCATCGAGGCGCGCCAGCTCTCGATCACGCGGCGCGAGATCGACCTCGGCGTGCTCGCCCGCGAGGTGGTCGAGCGCAACACGAACCTGCTCGCGGGGCACGAGCTGCAGCTCGTGGAGCACGGCGTGGCGACGGTGCGCGGCGACCCGCAGCGCCTCGAGCAGGTGCTCGTGAACCTGATCTCGAACGCGCACAAATACGGCGATCCCGGCACGGCGATCCGCATCGAGGTCGTCGCGCGCGCGGAGCCGGACGAGGTCGAGATCCTGGTCTCGAACCAGGGCCGCGGCATCACGCCGGAGGAGCTCCCGCGCGTGTTCGATCGCTTCAACCGATCGCGCGCCGCGCGCAGCAGCACCACCGAGGGCCTCGGCCTGGGCCTCTACATCTGCCGCGGCATCGTGGAAGCGCACGGAGGACGCATCCACGCCCAGAGCACCCCCGGCGAGACCACGACGTTCGGCGTCGTCCTCCCGCGCACCGCGTGA